ACAGTTTAAATAAGTATTACAAACTTGAATCACGAGGAAAGTTAAACtagaaataaagcaaaaaaagaGTAAATAAATGAGCCTAATGGCCGTTACATAAACCCCGATTCCTGTAAATCGTATATAGTTCAAATTTTGTGgctgacttttatttttagtatttttagcTTTGAAAGTATTATATTGAGAAAACACAAATTGTTATTTTCCTGACACTTGGCAAAGTATATATTTCGAATATTTCTAGCTAGCTAATTGTAAACTTGAGCTTTGATTTGCACTGCACTTGCCAGCTGAGTAAGCATTTCAGTTTTGATTACGTGTCAAGACGCTACACTTCCATAGCGGATCTTGGGGAAGTTGGGGGTACTATGCGACATCGATGAGTGGCAACGAAAATAAACATTCTGCAGGCCTAgacggaacgccttttgaaagGGGCTGTGATGTATGAGGGGTTACGGGGGTGTTGGGGCGAACCGAATCAACTCACACCATGCataatgtaaacaaattgcaGGCCAATAAATGGTGACGAGCCGAGGCTCCGACAGCGAAGACAGTTTGCCTCAGACCTCCGTCGAATTCGAGTCAGACCTCCAATCTGGAATCAGCGCCATGAATTGCTTTACATATGCGGTCGAGTTTGACCACGACGAGAACCTCTTGAAGAGTCATGAGAATGTGGTAAGCCCAGATCCGATTAATTATATTTGAGCTTAACTTTAACGGTTTTCCGGTTTTCCTCTAGTCTCACCTGTCTGAATTCCTGGCCTTGCTCACCCTGGAGTCCGCCAAAGAAGACGATGAGGacttacatacttttcaagaGAAGCTACAGCAACTCAAGCGGGAGGCTGATCGACTAGACTCAAAATTCAATTCACCCGATTATTACACACAGAAGGAGGAATTAATCTTCAAG
This genomic stretch from Drosophila gunungcola strain Sukarami unplaced genomic scaffold, Dgunungcola_SK_2 000001F, whole genome shotgun sequence harbors:
- the LOC128261802 gene encoding uncharacterized protein LOC128261802, whose product is MVTSRGSDSEDSLPQTSVEFESDLQSGISAMNCFTYAVEFDHDENLLKSHENVSHLSEFLALLTLESAKEDDEDLHTFQEKLQQLKREADRLDSKFNSPDYYTQKEELIFKVVCQIKGIDHDKWLRDEQGFEYDASLGDFLEDEFVCDDV